From Halorientalis litorea:
CGACGACCACCTCGAAGCGTGGAAGCGCGGGGAGACTGGATACCCGTTCGTCGACGCAGGTATCCGACAGCTGAACGAGGAGGGATACATCCACAATCGACCGCGACAGGTCGTCGCGTCCTTCCTGTGCAAGCACCTCCTGATCGACTGGCGAGAGGGTGCGCGATACTTCAAGAAGCAACTGCTCGACCACGACCCCGCGAACAACTACGCGAACTGGCAGTGGATCGCTTCGACGGGCACCGACAGCGTCGACGTGCGAATCTTCGACCCCGTGTCACAGATGTCGAAGTACGACGACGGTGCCACGTACGTCACCGAGTACGTTCCCGAACTGCGAGACGTGCCCGCAGACAAGATTGTCGACTGGCCGACGCTCTCTCGGGACGAGCGTGACCGGTTGGCACCCGAGTACCGACACCCGGTCGTGGACCGCAACGAGGGGTACGAGCGGGCACAGCGGACGTTCGAGCGCGCGCTCGGAAAGCGATAATCTGGCGGCAGTCCCGTCGTCGCCCCTCGCTCGCTGGGATTCGGCCCCGGCCACCGGGTGCGGCGGGGGACGACCCGGTCTCTCCGGCTCGCGCGGTGTCAGAATCGGACGCCGGGACAGTCGGGGCCGCGCCAGCCCGGGCCGCACCAACACTTAGGCCCCGGCGGGCCGACACCCGGGTATGGAAGTCGGCATCGTCTCCGACACGCACGACAACTACGGCGCCGCAACGGAAATCGCCGAGCGGTTCGCGGACCGCGGTATCGAGACGGTCCTCCACTGTGGAGACTTCATCTCGCCGCCGTTGCTCGGAGCCTTCGAGGGGCACGGTTTCGTGTTCCACGGCGTCCTCGGGAACAACGACGGAGAGCGGGACGGACTCGAACGGACCATCGACGACCTGAGCGCGGACAGCAAACTCCACGGCCGGGAGGTGGACCTGACCCTCGACGGGGTTCGGGTTCACGCCCTCCACGGTGACCAAGGCATCGACACGGTGAACACCCGCGCCGAGTCCGGGGAGTACGACGTGGTCTGTTACGGGCACTTCCACGTCGCCGAACAGCGCGACGTGGACGGAACGACAGTCGTCAACCCCGGCGCGCACTTCCCCACAGTCTCCGACGAGAACCGGAGCGTGGCGATACTCGACACCGAGACAGGTGGGCTGGAGTTCCTCGGCATCGAGGGATGAGGAGTCGGGACCGCAACCCCGACGGACAGCCGTCACTACGCGGCCGAACGAACGTGAAGAAGCGGTGCCACCTCAGGAGAGGTCGGGGACGAGCGGCGCGTCGGCCTCGTCGAGTACAGCGTTCGCTCCGGTCGTTTCGTCGCGCGTCCGGCCGCCGTCGGTTCGGAGCCGGGACTTGGGCATCTCGGGAACGAGCGGAGCAGTGGTCTCGATGTCGGGCCGTTCGGTCATTGTCTTCACTCCCACCTCAGAGTCCACGGTAAATAAACGTAATGGTCTATAATTATCACGGTCGTTCGTAGGTAGTGTCTCGGCGGGAGAGATGGCAACCGCGAAGAGGGGCGCGTACCGAGTCGAGGCATGGAAGAGCGGCCAGTATCTGAGGAAGACTGGGCGACAGTCGTCCGGAACGTTCCGGTCGTGTCGGTCGATTTGGTCGTCGAGACGGACGAGGGCGTAGTGTTAGGTAAACGAGAGAACGACCCCGCGAAGGGGGAGTGGTTCGTCCCCGGTGGGCGCGTGCAGAAAAACGAGCAGTTGACGGAGGCCGTCCGTCGAGTCGCGCGCACGGAACTGGACGCGACAGTCACTATCGAGCGAAAGTTGGGTGTCTACGAGCACTTCTGGGACACCGCCGACGTTCCGGACGCCGACGGCAAACACTACGTCCCCATCGGGTACCACGTCCGTCCGACCGACGAGACGACGTTTCGGGCGGACGACCAACACGCCGCAGTCGACGTGTTCGCGCCGCCGTTCGAGTTCGACCTGCACCCCTACGTCGAGGCGTACCTCCGGGACGCTGGCGTTCCGGTAGGGTGAGTCGGAACGCGGCGGCGTCAGTACGTCCGAAAGCCGTCGGTGTCGAGGTAGTTGTGGGCGACGGTGATGGCGTCGTCTGCGTGGAGCGCGCGCGGGCCGAGGCTGACACGGCGGTCCGCGCGCTCGGCGAGTAGGTCACGTTCGCGCTCGGTGAACTCGCGGTGGTCCGAGAGGACGAACGCGGGGTCGGTCGGCGGGTCCACCTCGACGGCGGGTGTGCCGTCGGCGTGGAGGTGGACGAGCGTCCCGTCGGCGGCCACCTCGTCGATGACGCTCTCGACGCCCCGGCGGGAGATGCTGACGCCCGGCGTACTCTCGGCGGCGACGTGGCCGACGGCCGTCTCACGGTGGTCGAGTGCCTCCCGAATCAGGGCCGCGGTGCTGCGCTCGTCTGGGTTGAGGCGGTGGAGGTCGGCCCCGTCGAAGTGGACGGTAAACTCGTCTCCGAGGACGAGGTGAACGCGCACGTCCGCGCGACTGTCGTGAGAGAGCAGGAGTGCGGCGGTGACACACCGGCAGAGTACGTCCAGCCGTCCCGCCTCGCTCGGGAGCGCGTCGAGGGGAAACTCCGGCGTCGTGGGGGCCTCGTGGCCGATGACGACGAACTGTCGCATACTGAATCGTCCCGGTGGCAGGGCTTACGTCCGTCGGTCCGCCCCGGGACGGGGCGGCAGGTGGCCACGCTCACCCGGCCGTCGGTGAGAGCAGTAAACACGAGAGACGCCAGACAGTGGCACACGGCCGATAAATAGCGCGGCTTTATTTGTTGGGCTACGTTTGTTCTGGTAATGTCAGAGTCCGGTATTGCCGTCACGAAACCGGCGACAGTGTTACCCGACCCGGCGACAGCCGACAACGTCGTCTACAACCCATCGTTCGACGAGCTACGGGAGTTCTCCAGCCACCTGGAGACGACGACGGAGTTCGGGTCGCCGGCATACGTCAGCGAAGAGCAGTCACGCAACGCGGACAAGACACGCAACGCCGTCGACCACGAGTTCGACGACGCGGACTACCAGCACTTCGAGGACGCCGTCTCCTACGTCGAAGACACGGAGATGGTGTGTCTCGACCGGCAGGTCGGCCGCCACACCGACCACTCCTACGTCTGCCGGTACTACGTGCCGAAGGAGTACGGCCGCATCGCGTTGGCGTGGGCCAAACTCTTCGAACCGGTCCACGGTGACCGCGAACCCGACTTCTTCACCGTGCAGATTCCCGACCACGAGGAGACGGCCATCCGCATCCTCCCCGAGGCCGGGTTCACCGCCGTCCTCGGCAGCGACTACACCGGGGAAGCCAAGAAGTCCTTCCTCCGCCTGTTCATGTTCTACGCCAAACAGGCCGGTGGCCTCGGCCTCCACGCCGGGAGCAAGCGCGTGTGCCTCGAACAAGACGACGAGGGCGGACTGGAGACGGTCGGCCAACTCTTCTTGGGCCTCTCTGGGACCGGCAAGTCCACGCTGACCGCCCACGGCCTCGGTTTGGAGGACCCGGAAGGCACCGGGGAGCGAAGCTCCCCGAGCTCTCGCTCGCAGGCTCGCGAGAACGCCACAATGCTCCAAGACGACGTGTGCGCGCTCCTGCCCGACGGCACCGTCGCCGGGAGCGAAGGGCAAGGCCTCTACATCAAAACCATCGGCCTCGAACGCGAGGAGCAACCCGAACTCTACGACGCCGCGACCCACGAGTCCGCCGTCCTAGAGAACGTCGACGTGGCCGCGGACGGCACCGTCGACTTCGACAGCGACCACCACACCACGAACGGCCGCGCCGTCATCCAGCGGTCCTGTCTCGACTCCGCGGGCGAGGACATCGACCTGCCGGACCTCGACCAGATTTTCTTCATCACCCGCAACCCCGCGATGCCACCCGTCGCCAAACTGGACTACGACGAGGCCGCCGCCGCGTTCATGCTCGGCGAGTCCATCCAGACCAGCGCGGGCGACCCCTCGAAGGCCGGCGAATCCATCCGCGTCGTCGGCACCAACCCCTTCATCATGGGGTCGGAAGGCGAGGAGGGCAACCGCTTCCGTGACCTCATCGCGGACCTAGACGTGGACTGTTTCGTCCTCAACACCGGGTCGGTCGGCGACCGGGACGTGGGTGTCGAGGACACCGTGGCCCTCCTGCGCGGCATCTCGCGTGGCACCGTCGAGTGGACCGACGACGACGCGACGGGCCTGACCGTCCCGAGTGCCGTGCCGGACGTGGACGTCGCCGAGTTCGACGTGGCCGAGAACCTCGACGGCTACGAGGAGCGCGCCGCGACGTTGCGCGCCGAACGCGAGGCGTATCTGGCCGCGTTCGAGGACCTCAGCGAGGACATTCGCGACGCCGTGTACTGACGGCCCCACGTCGCCGTTCCGTCGGCTTCCCCCCGAGTACGCTCTGCCGCGTCGGGCCGCAGTCCCTCGCGGCCGACCCTGAAACACTTTTGCGGTGTCTCCCGTACCGGCCACGCATGGAGTGTCCCCGCTGTGGCGGTACCGTCACCGTCTATCGACTCCGTGGTCGGGAGTCGTTCGCGTGTGACGACTGTGAATACGTCGGAATCGAGGTCGAACACGGGTCCGAGCGGCGTCCCTCCGAGTCGTGGGCGACGGCCCTCAGCCGCTTTCGTGGGCGGGAGAGCAGCGAGGAGAGACAGGATACGGACGACGCGGAGGCGGCGGCCGAGGACGAACGGACCGAGGACGTGTCCCACGACGGCGTTCCCTCGGCCGCCCGGGCCGTCCGTGACCTCGATGTCCCGGGAGGAGACGTGACCCGCGCACAACGACGGGCGGCGATTCAGTCGCTGTACGAGGCGTTACGGACCCGAGGGGAGGCGACCCGCGAGGAGTTGCTGACAGTCGTCGACCCGGAGACGGTCGGATACGAGAGTTCCGACGCCTTCTGGACGGACATCGGCCGGGACAGGCTCGCATCGCTCCCGGGCGTGCAGGAGCGCGCCGCAGACGACGGTGTCTGGCGGTTCGACGCCGACGCCGCCACCGAAGAACCCGCACCCTGATGCCTGTAGTGGCCGCCGAACGGTACGTGGGGAGGGGTGTGATTATGTGGGCCGGGGCACAAGGCCGCGATATGCACGAACTCCGGATACGCGAGGACCAAGCCGAACGACTCGCTGAGATACAGGAGGAACTCGCGGCGGCCCACGCGGGCCCGTACGCGTCGGTCCAAACCGAGGATGCCGTCGAGTACCTGTTGGACCTCGCCGAGGAAGCCGACGACCGCGGGACACCGGCCGAGTCGGCGGAAGAGTCGGACACGGCGTCCGCCAGCGCGAGTGCCGAGGCGTCGGCTACAGACGAGGACGCGGGACAGAGCGAGGACGAGGCGAGCGACGACGACAGTGCGGGCGGGATGTTCGACCTGTTGGAGACACACAGCGACAAGTGGCGCGAAGCGGACGGTGAGGAACCGTACGAGGTCGACCTGCCGGACGGCGGCGTCGAAACCGTTCGGACGAGAGACGACGTGAAAGCGACCCTGTTCCGGGAGTACCGATGAGCCTGCTCGACCGACTGCGGGCGTGGTTCCGCGGCGAACCCGACGAGGGCGACGCGACGGACCAGCCCACCGACCAGTCCGACGAGGGTGCCGAACCCGAACTCGACCCGAACAACGTGACCGAAGTCCGTGCCAGCAACGCCGACGGCGTCGACCCGGTCGAACAGTTACAGAACCTCGACGGTGACGACGAAAACGGAGGTTCCTGAGACGTGCACCCATCCCGACAAAACAATCATTGTGGCGGCATCGGTAGTGCCCGACAATGACCGACGGAAGCCAGCCCGAGAACGTCCTGTTCGAGTGGTACGAGCGGTACATCGGCGAACCGACCGCGGAGACGGAAGTGTACCTCGGCTTCGGCCTCTTTTTCGGCGGGTGTGCCTTTGCGGCACTCGGCCTCGTGTTGTTCCTCGGGGGAACTGTCGTGTACGGACTGCGGACCGGCGGCTACTTCGCGCTCGCACAACCGGGCTACTTCCTCGGAATGTTGTCCGTCCCGATGGCGGTGCTGTCCATCGTGGTGTTGCTCCCGACGGAACGGCGTCTCACGCTCGCCGCGTACGGTGGCGCGGGCGTCACCACCGTCGCCGCCGTCGCGTTCCTCCTCGCGTACCCCGACCAGTGGTTCGAGTTCGGGACGCAGAACACCCTCGCCGTCGTCGGGTCCTACGCCGTCGGCGTCGCCACCGTCGTCGCCGCCGCCGGGAGCGCGCTCGTCGCACACCGTGTCGAGCAGGCACAGGGGGCGGGCAGTGTCGACGACGAAACCGACGGCGACGCGGTCGAGACAGTCACCGACGAGCAGGTGGCGGCCGACATCGACGAGGCGATGTCGGACGTCGACCTCAACTGGGGCGGCGTCGAGCAGGAGGAACACCGCCGCTTGGAGTTTACCACCGAGGCGGACGACGTCTCGGCCGCAGATGTCGACATCGAGGCGGAACAGACCGTCAGTTCCGGCGGCGTCGACGCCGAGGTGCAGGGCCTCAAACAGCTCAAAGGCGGGAACAGCGAGGTCGACACGTCGACGAACACCGTCGACGACCAGACGGCCGCACTCAACGAACTCAAGCGACAGAAGCAGGCCGAAAAAGCCCAAAAGGGAGACGACGGCTGGAATCCGTTCGCGCGACTGGTGCAGTGGCTTCGCGGGTCGTGAAACGCATCCTGTAGATTTATTTCGTTGGCTTACGGTACCTCCATCATGGCCAAAGGCCTAGACGTTGGCACAATGAACATCCTGTCTGCCCGACAGGATGGGACAGATACGGTCTTCGTGCAACAGCGAAACTCCTTCGTGGAGATCGAATACTCCGACATGGCGGAGCAGATGCTCTCCCGAAGCGATGTCCTCCACATTCGGAAAGACGACAAGGTGTACGTCGTCGGCGACGACGCCCTCAACTTCGCGAACATTTTCAACAAGGAGACGCGGCGGCCGATGCAACACGGTATCCTCTCCAGCGACGAGCAGTCCGCCATCCCGATGATGAAACTCATCATCGAGCAGGTTGTCGGCGAACCCGACTATCCCGGTGAGCGGCTGTACTTCTCCTCACCGGCCGACCCTATCGACTCGGACCTCTCGACGCTGTATCACCAGAAGACGCTCGAATCGTTCATCGGCGACATGGGGTACGACGCCGAACCTATCAACGAGGGGATGGCCGTCATCTACTCCGAGCTCGCGAACAACTCCTTCACCGGCCTCGGTATCTCGTTCGGTGCGGGCATGACGAACGTCTGCCTGTCGTACTACGCCGTCCCGGTGATGAAGTTCTCCGTCGCACGCGGCGGGGACTGGGTGGACGAACAGGCCGCACAGGCGACCGGCACACCGGTCGACAAAGTCACCTCCATCAAAGAGGAGGACTTCGAGCTCGACTTCGAGACGGACGTCGGCGGCGTCGAGGGCGCGCTCGCAATCTACTACGAGAACCTCCTCGATTACGTCGTCGACCGCATCGTCGAGGAAGTCGACGAGGAAGACATCGAGGAAGGACTCGACGTGCCCGTAGTCGTCACCGGCGGGACGGCCAGTCCCGACGGCTTCCAAGAACTGTTCCGTGACCACATCGAGGACGCGGAAATCCCCTTCAGCATCAGCGACGTCTCCCACGCCGACGAGCCGCTGTACAGTGTCGCCCGCGGCGGACTGGTCGCCGCCCGGTCGGACGAAGAAGAGGACAACGAGGACGCGGCCGGCGAAGCGACAGAGGCCGAAGGAGAGTAACGGCCGGTCACCCCACTGGCGACCGCAAGGCGGTGTGTTTATACGCGGTAGATGACAGACTCGAATATGGTCACCGTCCGCGATGTCGCCGCCCTCATCGCGGAGCGGCCGGAACTCGAACCCTGCATCCGCGAGGTGCTCGCGGCGGAGGAGCCGTTTTCCTTCGACGACCTGTCACTCGACTCGGGACAGTTCGGTGAACTGGTCGCCGCCGGTGTCGTCACAGAAGTCGATGCGGGCTACCGCGTCGTCGACGACACCGTCGTTCGACAGGCACTAGACGGGGACGCGGCGGGCGGCACAGACGCGACAGCGCGACGGAGAGTCACCGTCGACATCTCGTTGGACCGTCGGGTAGCCGTTGCCCTCGCGGGTGTGTTGGCCGTCCTCGTGGCGTTCCGCGTGGTGTCGTTCCCCTCGGTGTTCCGTGACGGGGCCGTCGTCCTCTCCGGGAACGACCCGTACTACTACCGCTACTGG
This genomic window contains:
- a CDS encoding metallophosphoesterase — protein: MEVGIVSDTHDNYGAATEIAERFADRGIETVLHCGDFISPPLLGAFEGHGFVFHGVLGNNDGERDGLERTIDDLSADSKLHGREVDLTLDGVRVHALHGDQGIDTVNTRAESGEYDVVCYGHFHVAEQRDVDGTTVVNPGAHFPTVSDENRSVAILDTETGGLEFLGIEG
- a CDS encoding NUDIX domain-containing protein, with protein sequence MEERPVSEEDWATVVRNVPVVSVDLVVETDEGVVLGKRENDPAKGEWFVPGGRVQKNEQLTEAVRRVARTELDATVTIERKLGVYEHFWDTADVPDADGKHYVPIGYHVRPTDETTFRADDQHAAVDVFAPPFEFDLHPYVEAYLRDAGVPVG
- the trmY gene encoding tRNA (pseudouridine(54)-N(1))-methyltransferase TrmY, whose translation is MRQFVVIGHEAPTTPEFPLDALPSEAGRLDVLCRCVTAALLLSHDSRADVRVHLVLGDEFTVHFDGADLHRLNPDERSTAALIREALDHRETAVGHVAAESTPGVSISRRGVESVIDEVAADGTLVHLHADGTPAVEVDPPTDPAFVLSDHREFTERERDLLAERADRRVSLGPRALHADDAITVAHNYLDTDGFRTY
- a CDS encoding phosphoenolpyruvate carboxykinase (ATP), producing the protein MSESGIAVTKPATVLPDPATADNVVYNPSFDELREFSSHLETTTEFGSPAYVSEEQSRNADKTRNAVDHEFDDADYQHFEDAVSYVEDTEMVCLDRQVGRHTDHSYVCRYYVPKEYGRIALAWAKLFEPVHGDREPDFFTVQIPDHEETAIRILPEAGFTAVLGSDYTGEAKKSFLRLFMFYAKQAGGLGLHAGSKRVCLEQDDEGGLETVGQLFLGLSGTGKSTLTAHGLGLEDPEGTGERSSPSSRSQARENATMLQDDVCALLPDGTVAGSEGQGLYIKTIGLEREEQPELYDAATHESAVLENVDVAADGTVDFDSDHHTTNGRAVIQRSCLDSAGEDIDLPDLDQIFFITRNPAMPPVAKLDYDEAAAAFMLGESIQTSAGDPSKAGESIRVVGTNPFIMGSEGEEGNRFRDLIADLDVDCFVLNTGSVGDRDVGVEDTVALLRGISRGTVEWTDDDATGLTVPSAVPDVDVAEFDVAENLDGYEERAATLRAEREAYLAAFEDLSEDIRDAVY
- a CDS encoding transposase yields the protein MECPRCGGTVTVYRLRGRESFACDDCEYVGIEVEHGSERRPSESWATALSRFRGRESSEERQDTDDAEAAAEDERTEDVSHDGVPSAARAVRDLDVPGGDVTRAQRRAAIQSLYEALRTRGEATREELLTVVDPETVGYESSDAFWTDIGRDRLASLPGVQERAADDGVWRFDADAATEEPAP
- a CDS encoding DUF7139 domain-containing protein — protein: MTDGSQPENVLFEWYERYIGEPTAETEVYLGFGLFFGGCAFAALGLVLFLGGTVVYGLRTGGYFALAQPGYFLGMLSVPMAVLSIVVLLPTERRLTLAAYGGAGVTTVAAVAFLLAYPDQWFEFGTQNTLAVVGSYAVGVATVVAAAGSALVAHRVEQAQGAGSVDDETDGDAVETVTDEQVAADIDEAMSDVDLNWGGVEQEEHRRLEFTTEADDVSAADVDIEAEQTVSSGGVDAEVQGLKQLKGGNSEVDTSTNTVDDQTAALNELKRQKQAEKAQKGDDGWNPFARLVQWLRGS